From the Neobacillus sp. PS3-34 genome, the window CAATAGCACTAACTAAAGAGGCAACTTTAATATAACGAATGGCACCGTCAGATACTTCAGGTTCGTCTTTGTACATCCATCGTTTTCCCCATAAAATACTTTCTTCTGGATAAAAATAACTCCAAATAAGTACCGCGTATAGGGGAATCACTAAAATTAAATTCAATATTACATCTCCCACCTTCAACCCCCCCAAAAAAAATCCTATAAACAATATACGAACAAGATTTCCATATGTTTCAAAATGCACGAATTTTTGTTGTATAACGTTGGCAATGCCTGACACCGTTATCTACCGTAATGACTATCCTTAACCGATTTAGAACAAATTCACAATAGTTTTAAGAGAAACATGTAATATGGTAAAATAATGTAAACATTTGAGGAGTTGAGAAGGATGGAACAGTTTTTATTCAACCAACTAGCATTTGTTCGAGGTCAAACCTTGAAGTTGATGGATGGAGTTACGGAGGAAATGGCTGACCGTATCCCAGAAGGGTTCCGCAATACGATTCGTTGGAATCTTGGTCATATCTATGTAGTCTTAGAACGGATCTCTTTCCAATACTTAGGACTTCCACAGCATTTGCCCGAGGGATTCAAGGAGCAATTCGAAAACGGTACTTCACCATTAGACGCCACAGCTTCATATCGAGTTCCAACGCTGCTAGAGTTAGAGACTCTATTAAAAGAACAGCAAGCACGGATTCATGATACACTTGCACACCGGCTGCATGAAAAGGTAATTCCGCCTTATACCACCTCTGCCGGTATGACACTCGAAACCCCGGAACAATTCCTTAGCTTTAACCTATACCATGAAGGTATGCACTTGACCGTCATTAGAATGTATAAAAATTTGTTATCACGTTCATAAGTTGAAAAGTCATTTTTTCAACAGCTGCACTGCTAACGGCTTTACGTTTTAAAAGAAAAATGTCAGGCACCTAAATGGACAGTTGCCCATGAAGGGTGCCTGAAACCCTGACTTTTTACAAAAAACACAAAAATAAAAATGGTGGTATCCGTGGTAATTGAATCATCATCACCACAGACACACACCATTAATATGTTTTCTAGCTAGAACTTTTTTCTAGGAATTTGTTTGCTCTGCATATTTTTTGAAATTATCCAGAATTGCCTGCCATCCTTGCTGTTGAAATTCAATTGGATTTTCTGTTTCAGCATCAAAGGTTTCAATTACTTCGGTTTCGTTTTCTTGACCTTTAAAAGTGATTTTAACTTTTCTTCCATCACCTAGAGTATAAGCAATAACCTCATGTAATTTCACTTCATCATAAACTCCACCAAAATCGAAACCAAAACTTCCATCTTTGGCTTCCATTCTTGAAGAGAATTTCCCACCAGGCCTTAAATCATTTTCAGCAAATGGTGTGTGCCAGTCTTCTGAAGCACTGTTCCATTTTGTTATATGGGTTGGTTCTGTCCAATATTCCCATACCTTTTCTACTGGTGCATTAACTGTTGTTTCTACTGTTATTTTTTTAACTGTTTCCATTTTTACCGCCTCTTTTCCACGAATATATTAAGCGATATGTCCATCATCGATGTGACAATATTGTAAATGATTTCGAAAATTTATGCTACTTCTTCACTGTTGCCTTTTACCGCCCTTGTAATCCATTTCTTCCCTTCCACTAACCTTGTAACGAGCAAGGCACACACAGTTATTAAATAAGGTCAATTACAAACCATCACTTCACGAGTAAATAACCCTTTTTTAGCGACAGCTCGATCAATGATGGCAAATCCTGCATTTAAGAGAATCTCATCGATTGGTTCAACCGTTACCACGACCACTTTCTTTGCAAACCTGCGAGCACTTTGGAGCATTTCCAACTGTTCTTCAGGTGTTATCACAGAACACAAATTGTAGGGCAAATCGATAATGGCTACATCATAATGACCTGTGACATCATTGATATCCGCTAAATTCACTTCTCCAGTAAGACCAAAGTGTGCGATGTTTTCTCTTGCTCCGTCGAGGATTAGATGGTTTCGGTCGCTTCCCACAATATCGATCCCCATTGAACGGGCTTCGACTAGTACGGTTCCAATTCCACAGCATGGATCGATTGCTTTTATCCCACCTGGGGCTGGAATGGCGATATTCACTACTGCCCTTGCAACACGGGTGTTGAGAGCAGTGGAATAACTATGCGGCTTCTTTTGATGTTGAAACCAAACAGATTCACTTTTAACATAGTCACCGAATATCCATCTTCCATTTACATTCATAACACCAAACAATCTATCTGGATTCCGCAAATCAGCTTCACCGTCGACATGTAATCCAATCTCTCTCTCCGTTTTACGTCGGTTCTCAAAGCCTTCTTTTTCCGATTTTGCAAGACTAGCATTTTTTACATAAATCACTTTAAACGATGCCCCAAATAATTGTAAAGTTGAAACCTGTTCGAGAAGATCCTGAAGGCTTTCCCCCTCATAAATCACACCAATTCTTTCCTTTATAAACGGACTTCTGCTCGGTTCAATTTTTACAAAGCTCTCCATAACGCTAGATTCAGATTCTTTCCCGAATAAAGAGCGCATCTCCAAGGCACACAAAAACTGTTCATCCTCAGTACAGGCGTAAGTATAAATATATGTTGTTAACTCATGGTTGTTTATATCCAGGTTATTCTCATCCTTTAATCTATCAATTTTACTTGCACTTACAAACACTAAAATCATCATTGCGAATATCTGTTTCATTTCTTTATACATTATAACAATAAACAACGGTTTGTAAAAAAATCGTCCGTAGTGTGACTGTCAATCCCCGTTTTTTCTATTTACACAGATTTGTCCTCTTCAGTAGAGAAAATGAGTCTGGCACCGATTTCCCGAGGGCTATGGTGCATGGTTACCTTCCATTTTTAGACGGAAAAAATACAAATTTCGCATCTATTAGAATGTGGATCGTAATGGGTATCCATAAATATCCTGTTCCAATGTATAAAAGAAACAAAATGGCTCCTAAGTAGGTGGTAAACAAAACCCCTTTCTAATTGCCCTTTAAAAGTATTTTTTAATAAACTAAACTGCCACTCTAGTTTAAGTACATTTCTTCACAATCTCATCTAAAATATCCATTTATTTTGAAAATGAGTTACTCAACAATCTGATCCTTTAATAAAAAATGAGCGCTAATCTTGTTCAAGGATAGCGCCCGAATGCTAAAAAATCCAAAAAAGCTTTCACTTTTTTTCTATTTTTAGTCATCTAATTTGTTCCATACCTTTTAGCTGCTCTAGTACGAGCACGCTCAGCTTCGACCTCACGATTCCGTGGCTCGGTACTCGTTACCAGTGTGTTCAATAGTTCTCTAGAAACCATTGCAATCTCATTGACTGCACGAATAAACGCCTCCTCATTCGCCTTTGAGGGCTTGTTATAACCTGTTATCTTTCTGACGTACTGAAGAGATGCTGCATGAATCTCTTCTTCGGTAGCTGATGGGTCAAAATTAAATAATGTTCTAATGTTTCGGCACATAACTTACTCTTACTCCTTTTTGTTTTATATTATTGTTGGTTTTGAAAAAAGATTGATTAAATTTCACGTATATAAAATTTCATCTTTTCGAACAAAAATTGAGCAAAACAATGGCTCTTTTCTATTTTTAGAATTACCATTGATGGAAAATTCCCCTTCATATCTAACACCTACTTAAAATAAAGGTTAGGGTATATATTCTCCATTATTTTTGTCAATACCTTCTTTCACTAATCTGCTCCGTTAGCGGAACAAGAGATGCGACTGCCCTTATTGAACAATCGCCTCCATTAGTTCAATAAGGATTGTGAGCTTTTTCTTTATTTCTTCAACACTTTAACAAGTTTGAATAATAAGAAAACCAAGCCAACCATTATAGCTAATAATAATACAGATACAAGGATATTAAATATCATATAAGCCCTCCTAGAATTTTTATTTCTAATTATCATTTCACAATAAATTCCCAGTTTTTTCGGACACTTATTGAACTATTCTGCCCCGTTTGTTTAGTAAGAAAGCTTAACGGTTATAAAGCCAATCATTCTTTTTAACACCAAATCCATCGCTTGCATCTTTGATTGCTTCATCTAAGGAAAAAAAGAAGTAATCGCCAATTACCTGCCAGTTCAAGTCGCAAGAAAAGAGATAAAAACCCTCTCCGTCTTCGTACTTAGCGATTGCTATCCCCGTTATTTTGACTTTTTTCTTAGTGCTTTCCTCTTGATATAAAACAAAACCAAAGTCATTTGACACTACATTTTTTGTATATTGAATAACCTTTGCACCGTCTAACTCAGAAGGAATTTTCATTTATATGTCCTCTCTTTTCTAACATCTGTTATTCAACAATCCTGCCCGTTAGTCGAATAAGAAATGGCTACCGTAGCAGCTTTATAACTCGCAATTAGTATAGAAAAAGCAAAATTTTAAAGATTAAAGTCTTTCATCTTATGTGTATAGTGTTTTTTTTGAGTGAATGCAACGTATTCTAGACCAATACAAGGATTTAAATTCCCATCTTCAACAGTAGTCCCCATGAAAACAAATGATTTAAGCTGTGGAAGTTCCTCAATAAACCTTATCGAA encodes:
- a CDS encoding DinB family protein: MEQFLFNQLAFVRGQTLKLMDGVTEEMADRIPEGFRNTIRWNLGHIYVVLERISFQYLGLPQHLPEGFKEQFENGTSPLDATASYRVPTLLELETLLKEQQARIHDTLAHRLHEKVIPPYTTSAGMTLETPEQFLSFNLYHEGMHLTVIRMYKNLLSRS
- a CDS encoding SRPBCC family protein gives rise to the protein METVKKITVETTVNAPVEKVWEYWTEPTHITKWNSASEDWHTPFAENDLRPGGKFSSRMEAKDGSFGFDFGGVYDEVKLHEVIAYTLGDGRKVKITFKGQENETEVIETFDAETENPIEFQQQGWQAILDNFKKYAEQTNS
- a CDS encoding TRM11 family methyltransferase → MNNHELTTYIYTYACTEDEQFLCALEMRSLFGKESESSVMESFVKIEPSRSPFIKERIGVIYEGESLQDLLEQVSTLQLFGASFKVIYVKNASLAKSEKEGFENRRKTEREIGLHVDGEADLRNPDRLFGVMNVNGRWIFGDYVKSESVWFQHQKKPHSYSTALNTRVARAVVNIAIPAPGGIKAIDPCCGIGTVLVEARSMGIDIVGSDRNHLILDGARENIAHFGLTGEVNLADINDVTGHYDVAIIDLPYNLCSVITPEEQLEMLQSARRFAKKVVVVTVEPIDEILLNAGFAIIDRAVAKKGLFTREVMVCN
- a CDS encoding DUF2277 domain-containing protein gives rise to the protein MCRNIRTLFNFDPSATEEEIHAASLQYVRKITGYNKPSKANEEAFIRAVNEIAMVSRELLNTLVTSTEPRNREVEAERARTRAAKRYGTN